The Arcobacter sp. F2176 DNA window AGGAGTACCGGCTACAACGCCTTCTGTATCAGGATTTTCACCCCATACAATACATCCTTCTGTTGGACATGCATCTGCACATGCTGGTGTATCATTATGACCTATACACTCAACACATTTGTCTTCATATACATAATAAATATCTTCACCTGTAGGATTTTCGTCATTATCAACGATAGCTTCAACTGGACATTCGTCAAGGCAAGCATCACAGCTTATACATGTATCAGTAATTACTACTGCCATTTAATCTCCTTAATATATTTTTGAGTAACTCTATCACATCAAATATAAATATAACTTTAAAATTTATTGTAGTATTTTTCGCTAATAATAGATGTTTTTAGTATATTTTTTTAAAAATATTAAACATTTTTATCAAAAATTAGCATATTTTGATTTAAAATTGTAAAAATCACCTCTATATTTAAGAAATTTAAATTTGAACACTTATAGAAGTGTATGTCTTTTTTACACATTTTTTGTACTCATTATATATATGTAGTATATTTTTGTTTGGATGTATTAAGGATAAGTAATAAAAAATAGTCATTATTTTATCTTATGGATAATTTTTATCCTAAAATAAATTTTTTCTTAAATATAAAATTAAACATTATATTTGATGGTTCATTTTAGCTTATTATATTATAATTACATCACTTAAAACTTAAATAAAGGAATAAAATATGTTAGTTACAAAAAAAGCTCCAGATTTTACAGCTACAGCTGTACTTGCAGATGGTCAAATTGTTGAGGATTTTAATTTATATGAAAACATTGGTGAAAAAGGTGCAGTTGTATTCTTTTACCCACTAGACTTTACATTTGTTTGTCCTTCTGAAATCATTGCATTCTCAAAAAGAGCTGATGAATTCAAAGAAAGAGGAGTAACAGTTATTGGTGTTTCTGTTGATTCACAATTCTCACACTTTGCATGGAGAGAAACTCCTGTTGAAAATGGTGGAATCGGAAGAGTTAAATTCCCATTA harbors:
- a CDS encoding ferredoxin family protein; the encoded protein is MAVVITDTCISCDACLDECPVEAIVDNDENPTGEDIYYVYEDKCVECIGHNDTPACADACPTEGCIVWGENPDTEGVVAGTPCVED
- a CDS encoding peroxiredoxin; translation: MLVTKKAPDFTATAVLADGQIVEDFNLYENIGEKGAVVFFYPLDFTFVCPSEIIAFSKRADEFKERGVTVIGVSVDSQFSHFAWRETPVENGGIGRVKFPLVADLSKQISKDFDVLFGESVALRGSFLIDADGTVRHAVINDLPLGRNIDEMIRMVDTMIFTNEHGEVCPAGWQKGDEGMKDTTAGVAEYLSKNADKL